The Prochlorococcus marinus CUG1416 genome has a segment encoding these proteins:
- the infA gene encoding translation initiation factor IF-1, with translation MIETSGVIEKEQGNGFYLVTLEQPEGHQCLCRAAGKLTKFRIKLLAGDKVLVEISPYDLSRGRITYRERNAGGGARPTTNKNNPKRNNK, from the coding sequence ATGATTGAAACTTCAGGTGTAATAGAAAAGGAACAGGGAAATGGTTTTTATTTGGTTACTTTAGAGCAACCTGAAGGTCATCAGTGTTTGTGCAGAGCTGCAGGTAAATTAACTAAATTTAGAATTAAATTATTAGCTGGAGACAAAGTTTTAGTTGAGATAAGTCCTTATGATCTCTCAAGAGGGAGGATAACTTATCGAGAAAGGAATGCAGGAGGTGGTGCAAGACCTACAACTAATAAAAATAATCCTAAGAGGAATAATAAGTAA
- the petM gene encoding cytochrome b6-f complex subunit PetM: MAKEIFSIAAVFWILIPIGLIGGALLLKFQGD; the protein is encoded by the coding sequence ATGGCTAAAGAAATTTTTAGTATTGCGGCAGTTTTTTGGATACTGATACCAATAGGATTGATTGGTGGTGCATTATTATTAAAGTTTCAGGGAGATTAA
- a CDS encoding NAD(P) transhydrogenase subunit alpha → MSFISLLWVLLLGSLLGLELIGKVPPTLHTPLMSGANAISGITMLAALTLIVKAEGNVPLLIIGSVSLGFALFNVVGGFFVTDRMLAMFSRKPSNKK, encoded by the coding sequence ATGTCTTTTATAAGTCTTCTTTGGGTTCTTTTACTTGGCAGTTTATTAGGCCTCGAGTTAATTGGAAAAGTTCCTCCTACTCTTCACACACCTCTAATGAGCGGAGCAAATGCAATTTCAGGAATAACAATGCTGGCAGCATTAACTTTAATTGTAAAAGCAGAAGGTAACGTACCACTTTTAATCATTGGTTCAGTTTCTCTTGGATTTGCTCTTTTTAACGTTGTAGGCGGTTTCTTTGTAACTGATCGAATGCTCGCGATGTTTAGTCGTAAACCATCAAATAAGAAGTAA
- a CDS encoding 1-deoxy-D-xylulose-5-phosphate reductoisomerase, which produces MKYITVLGSTGSIGTQTLEIASEQPDKFKAVALSAGRNINLLTEQVKTHKPEVVAIEDENLIEDLKDNINNLDLDSAPLVLSGKEGINSVAAWDKADTVVTGIVGCAGLIPTMSAINAGKNIALANKETLIAAGPIVIPALKKNNSRLLPADSEHSAIFQCLQGLPNYENADFSTGEIPKGLKAIHLTASGGAFRDWAVEDLKHVTVEDATSHPNWDMGKKITVDSATLMNKGLEVIEAHYLFGTSYENIEIVIHPQSIIHSMIEMEDSSVLAQLGWPDMKLPILYAMSWPERFKTNWKRLNLSEIGKLTFKEPDEFKYPCMGLAYAAGKSSGTMPAVLNAANEMAVEQFLKEKISFQEIPTFISKACESHMENLNLSPELEDILEVDNWARLFVEQEIKKGKKYVSIG; this is translated from the coding sequence TTGAAATACATTACTGTGCTCGGTTCTACCGGTTCAATTGGGACTCAAACTCTCGAAATAGCTAGTGAGCAGCCTGATAAGTTTAAAGCCGTAGCTCTTTCGGCAGGAAGAAATATTAATTTATTAACTGAACAAGTTAAAACACATAAACCAGAAGTAGTTGCGATTGAGGATGAAAATCTTATAGAAGATTTAAAAGATAATATTAATAACTTAGATTTGGATAGTGCTCCCTTGGTTTTAAGTGGAAAGGAGGGGATTAACTCAGTTGCAGCATGGGATAAGGCAGATACTGTGGTTACAGGGATAGTAGGATGTGCAGGATTAATTCCAACAATGTCAGCAATTAATGCGGGTAAAAATATTGCACTTGCCAACAAAGAAACTTTAATTGCGGCAGGGCCAATTGTTATTCCTGCATTAAAGAAAAATAATAGTAGGCTTTTACCTGCAGATTCAGAACACTCTGCTATCTTTCAATGTTTACAAGGATTACCCAATTATGAAAATGCAGATTTTTCAACAGGAGAGATACCTAAAGGTTTAAAAGCTATACATTTAACAGCTTCTGGTGGTGCTTTCAGAGATTGGGCCGTTGAGGATTTAAAGCATGTCACAGTGGAAGATGCAACTTCACATCCTAATTGGGATATGGGGAAAAAAATAACTGTAGATTCTGCAACTCTTATGAATAAAGGATTAGAAGTTATAGAAGCTCATTATTTATTTGGGACCTCTTACGAAAATATCGAAATAGTTATCCACCCTCAAAGTATTATTCATTCAATGATTGAGATGGAAGATTCTTCAGTATTAGCTCAATTAGGTTGGCCAGATATGAAACTACCTATTTTATATGCGATGAGTTGGCCTGAAAGATTTAAAACAAATTGGAAAAGATTAAACCTAAGTGAAATTGGAAAATTAACTTTTAAAGAGCCAGACGAGTTTAAATATCCATGCATGGGACTTGCCTATGCCGCAGGAAAATCTTCTGGGACTATGCCTGCAGTCTTAAATGCTGCTAATGAAATGGCTGTTGAACAATTCCTTAAAGAAAAAATTTCTTTTCAAGAAATTCCAACCTTTATAAGTAAAGCTTGTGAATCACATATGGAGAATTTGAATTTGAGTCCCGAATTGGAGGATATTCTTGAAGTAGACAATTGGGCCAGACTTTTTGTTGAGCAAGAAATTAAAAAAGGGAAAAAATACGTAAGTATTGGATAA
- the trxB gene encoding thioredoxin-disulfide reductase, with translation MENKETISNVENVVIIGSGPAGYTAAIYAARANLQPLLVTGFNSGGIPGGQLMTTTFVENYPGFPDGVLGPELMDLMKAQAERWGTNLYESDVVSINTDLHPFELKTLEGTIKTNSIIIATGASANRLGVINEDKFWSKGISACAICDGATPQFRDEELAVIGGGDSACEEAAYLTKYGSKVHLIVRSEKLRASAAMVDRVNANPKIEIHWNTKVEKANGSEWLEKIETNHSQEGKGEINIKGLFYAIGHTPNTKFLGNKIDLDKKGYIACKSGRPETSIEGIFAAGDVVDSEWRQGVTAAGTGCMAALATERWLAEKNLAKTIVRETPEPEKTLNSSDFNEEEVNQATFDSNSEWQKGSYALRKLYHESKKPILVIFSSPSCGPCHVLKPQLKRIIKELDGAVLGVEIDIDKDQDIAKQAGINGTPTVQLFKEKLLKQQWQGVKQRSEFKEAIKNLI, from the coding sequence ATGGAAAATAAAGAAACAATTTCAAACGTAGAAAATGTTGTAATTATAGGTTCAGGCCCTGCAGGTTATACAGCTGCAATATATGCAGCAAGAGCAAATCTTCAACCTTTACTCGTAACAGGATTTAATTCTGGTGGAATTCCTGGTGGACAATTAATGACTACAACATTCGTTGAAAATTATCCAGGTTTCCCTGATGGAGTACTAGGTCCTGAATTAATGGATCTAATGAAGGCTCAAGCAGAAAGGTGGGGTACGAATTTATACGAAAGTGATGTTGTCTCAATTAATACTGATTTACATCCCTTTGAATTAAAAACTTTAGAAGGGACTATAAAAACTAACTCAATTATTATTGCTACTGGAGCAAGTGCAAATAGATTAGGCGTGATAAATGAAGATAAATTCTGGAGTAAGGGAATAAGTGCTTGTGCAATTTGTGATGGAGCCACCCCACAATTCAGAGACGAAGAATTAGCTGTGATAGGAGGAGGGGACTCTGCATGCGAAGAAGCAGCATATCTCACAAAGTATGGCAGCAAAGTACATTTGATTGTTAGATCAGAAAAATTAAGGGCTAGCGCAGCAATGGTTGACAGAGTAAACGCTAATCCAAAGATAGAAATCCACTGGAATACAAAAGTAGAGAAAGCTAATGGTTCTGAATGGCTTGAGAAAATAGAAACTAATCACTCTCAAGAAGGTAAAGGGGAAATCAATATAAAGGGTCTTTTTTACGCTATAGGGCACACACCAAATACAAAGTTCTTAGGCAACAAAATTGATTTAGATAAAAAAGGATATATTGCTTGCAAATCAGGACGACCAGAGACATCTATTGAAGGCATTTTCGCAGCAGGTGACGTTGTTGATTCAGAGTGGAGACAAGGAGTTACCGCTGCAGGGACAGGATGCATGGCAGCATTAGCTACTGAAAGGTGGCTAGCCGAAAAAAACTTAGCAAAAACTATAGTCAGAGAAACACCTGAACCAGAAAAAACATTAAATTCCTCAGATTTTAATGAAGAGGAAGTTAATCAAGCGACCTTCGATTCAAATTCAGAATGGCAAAAAGGTAGTTATGCATTAAGAAAACTTTATCACGAGAGTAAAAAACCTATCTTAGTTATTTTTAGTTCCCCAAGCTGCGGGCCATGTCATGTTTTAAAACCTCAGTTAAAAAGAATAATCAAAGAACTAGATGGTGCTGTGCTCGGTGTAGAAATAGATATTGATAAAGATCAAGATATCGCAAAACAAGCTGGTATTAACGGAACACCAACAGTTCAACTTTTTAAAGAAAAATTATTAAAACAACAATGGCAAGGTGTTAAACAAAGAAGTGAGTTTAAAGAAGCGATAAAAAATCTTATCTAA
- the cysS gene encoding cysteine--tRNA ligase: MIKLFNTLSKRVEVFKPIDDVVKIYCCGVTVYDLCHLGHARSYIAWDVLRRFLIYSDFKVKYVQNFTDIDDKILKRAKEESSSMKEVSEKNIIEFHKDMDSLGIMRPDSMPRATNHICNICSFITILEDKGYAYSRDGDVYYSVFKNKNYGKLSNQNIKEQNINQQGRMANEENSKKLNPQDFALWKKAKDNEPFFDSPWGKGRPGWHIECSAMVKDELGDTIDIHLGGSDLIFPHHENEIAQSEAANGKKLANYWLHNGMVNVNGQKMSKSLKNFKTIRELIKSGISPMTLRYFVMTVNYRKPLDFTEEALRSASEAWKNINVALSFMELTKGAFRSIDKNESIEEEYEEKISFDLSQKKLKFSEALGNDLNTAGAIAIIYDLAKPLKNFLNQFQRVEGFEIDLNEKFFLIENFKTLEKLTEVLGLKKEVLVKESKITEAEISTLINERLKAKKEKNYTKADEIRNLLKEKGIELIDQSKEITTWIRI; this comes from the coding sequence ATGATCAAACTTTTTAATACTTTAAGCAAAAGAGTTGAGGTTTTTAAGCCTATTGACGATGTAGTAAAAATTTATTGTTGTGGAGTAACTGTTTATGATTTATGTCATCTTGGTCATGCCAGAAGTTATATAGCTTGGGATGTATTGAGAAGATTTTTAATTTACAGTGATTTCAAAGTGAAGTATGTTCAAAATTTTACAGATATTGATGACAAGATCTTAAAAAGAGCTAAAGAAGAAAGCAGTTCAATGAAGGAAGTATCTGAAAAAAATATTATTGAATTTCATAAAGATATGGATTCTCTAGGAATAATGCGTCCGGATAGTATGCCAAGAGCAACGAATCATATATGCAATATCTGCTCCTTCATAACAATCCTTGAGGACAAAGGTTATGCATACTCTAGGGATGGAGATGTTTATTATTCTGTTTTTAAAAATAAAAATTATGGAAAGCTGAGTAATCAAAACATAAAAGAACAAAATATCAATCAGCAAGGAAGAATGGCTAATGAGGAAAATAGTAAAAAACTTAATCCGCAAGATTTTGCACTATGGAAAAAAGCTAAAGATAATGAACCATTTTTTGATTCGCCATGGGGTAAAGGTAGGCCAGGATGGCATATTGAATGTTCGGCGATGGTTAAAGATGAATTAGGAGATACTATTGATATCCATTTAGGTGGTTCTGATTTGATTTTCCCACATCATGAGAATGAAATCGCCCAATCAGAAGCAGCCAATGGCAAAAAGCTAGCGAACTATTGGTTACACAATGGGATGGTCAATGTAAATGGACAAAAGATGAGTAAATCCCTTAAAAATTTTAAAACTATCAGAGAGCTAATTAAGTCAGGTATAAGCCCTATGACTTTGCGATATTTTGTTATGACTGTCAATTATAGAAAACCACTTGATTTTACTGAAGAAGCTTTAAGGAGTGCTTCAGAAGCTTGGAAAAACATTAATGTAGCCCTTTCTTTTATGGAACTTACAAAAGGTGCTTTTAGATCTATTGATAAAAATGAATCTATCGAAGAAGAATATGAAGAGAAAATAAGCTTTGATTTATCTCAAAAAAAGCTTAAATTTTCTGAGGCTCTGGGAAATGACCTTAATACAGCAGGTGCTATTGCAATTATTTACGATTTAGCAAAACCATTAAAAAACTTTCTAAACCAATTTCAAAGGGTCGAAGGTTTTGAAATAGACCTAAATGAAAAATTCTTTCTAATTGAGAATTTTAAAACTCTTGAAAAGTTGACTGAGGTACTTGGTCTTAAAAAAGAGGTTTTAGTAAAAGAAAGTAAAATAACAGAAGCAGAAATATCAACGCTTATTAATGAAAGATTGAAAGCAAAAAAGGAAAAGAATTATACGAAGGCTGATGAAATTAGGAATTTGTTAAAAGAAAAAGGTATTGAACTTATTGATCAATCAAAGGAAATAACAACATGGATAAGGATCTAA
- a CDS encoding (2Fe-2S) ferredoxin domain-containing protein — translation MNIKKHLLLCATPTKQKCFKGNEGQKTWECLKKTLKKFENDPSTKNVHILRSKADCLRICKNGPILLVWPDGIWYEKVSPEKISEIFTSHIINDKPIEKWILKKTPFLNSPRYL, via the coding sequence GTGAATATTAAAAAGCACCTTCTACTATGCGCAACACCCACAAAACAAAAATGCTTTAAAGGCAATGAAGGTCAAAAAACATGGGAATGTCTGAAAAAGACTTTAAAAAAATTTGAGAATGATCCCTCTACAAAAAACGTTCATATATTAAGATCAAAGGCTGACTGTTTAAGGATATGTAAAAACGGCCCAATTCTTCTTGTTTGGCCAGATGGTATTTGGTACGAGAAAGTTTCTCCAGAAAAAATTTCAGAAATTTTTACCTCACATATTATTAACGACAAGCCAATAGAAAAATGGATTTTAAAAAAAACACCGTTTTTAAATAGTCCTAGATACTTATAA
- a CDS encoding NAD(P)H-binding protein — protein sequence MKILLVGATGTLGRQIAKQAIEDGNEVRCLVRNPKKASFLQEWGCELTQGNLLNSSDIEYALQDIEVVIDAATSRPDDPKSIYEIDWDGKLNLFNACESLNVKRVIFLSILLTEKFRNVPLMDIKFCTEKLLEKSDLEYTIFKCAAFMQGVIGQFAIPILDSQAVWISGTPTKIAYMNTQDMAKVIVASVNNPKTYRTSLPLVGPSSWNSDEVISLCEKFSEKKAKVFRVSPFLITITQKVVSFFEDSLNVAERLAFAEVTSSGESLDADMSKTYEILDLKKEDMTSLEIYIKDYYQQILKRLREMEADLNIEEKKRLPF from the coding sequence ATGAAGATTCTTTTAGTAGGAGCAACAGGAACTCTTGGAAGGCAAATAGCAAAGCAAGCTATAGAAGATGGAAATGAAGTGAGATGCCTTGTTAGAAACCCAAAAAAAGCTTCTTTTCTACAAGAGTGGGGATGTGAATTAACACAAGGTAATTTATTAAATTCTTCCGATATTGAGTATGCATTGCAAGATATCGAAGTAGTTATTGATGCAGCAACTAGTAGACCTGATGATCCTAAAAGTATTTATGAAATAGATTGGGATGGAAAACTTAACTTATTCAATGCTTGTGAATCTTTAAATGTAAAAAGGGTAATATTCCTCTCAATACTACTAACTGAGAAATTTAGGAATGTTCCATTAATGGATATTAAGTTTTGTACAGAAAAACTTCTTGAAAAATCGGATCTAGAATATACAATCTTCAAATGTGCAGCTTTTATGCAAGGAGTTATAGGTCAATTTGCTATCCCAATATTAGATAGTCAAGCAGTATGGATTAGTGGGACTCCAACAAAAATTGCTTATATGAATACACAAGATATGGCAAAAGTTATTGTTGCGTCAGTAAATAATCCAAAAACGTATAGAACTTCATTGCCATTAGTGGGCCCCTCCTCTTGGAACTCTGATGAAGTGATCTCATTGTGTGAGAAATTTAGTGAAAAAAAAGCAAAGGTATTTAGGGTTTCACCTTTTCTTATCACCATCACGCAAAAAGTTGTATCTTTTTTCGAGGATTCTTTGAATGTTGCTGAAAGATTGGCATTTGCTGAAGTAACCAGTAGTGGAGAATCATTAGATGCTGATATGAGTAAAACCTACGAAATATTGGATCTTAAAAAAGAAGATATGACATCACTAGAGATTTATATCAAGGATTACTACCAACAAATACTTAAAAGATTAAGAGAAATGGAAGCAGATCTAAATATTGAGGAAAAAAAGAGATTACCCTTTTAA
- a CDS encoding NAD(P)(+) transhydrogenase (Re/Si-specific) subunit beta, with translation MNLPVIIKFVIDLLAVLLLALGIKGLSKVKSARDANRLAAFAMSLSVVGLLSYYLGTSGIAIQSWIWIIIGSIIGSLFGAILAKKVPMTSMPETVALFNGCGGMSSLLVALGVAIFPISGGQENFDIFKSLINEVSISVSIFVGAITFTGSIVAMAKLQGWLSTPGWTQSKVRHFVNIVFAVASLIAFFDLINGNTSSIWLLVIVSSLLGIGVTLPIGGADMPVVISLLNSYSGIAAAAAGFVVDSQLLIVAGAMVGAAGLILTQVMCKGMNRSLVSVLFGGSLSAQSTASSGSGEYTNITSCSVEECALTLEAANKVIIVPGYGLAVAQAQHTLREVTKKLEQNGIEVVYAIHPVAGRMPGHMNVLLAEADVPYEQLKEMDVVNPDFPATDVVLVLGANDVVNPQAKNDTSSPLYGMPVLDVQEARTVFVIKRGMSAGYSGIKNDLFDLPNTSMVFGDAKKVLNDLIGELKDLGVGEK, from the coding sequence ATGAATCTACCTGTAATCATTAAATTCGTTATTGACCTTCTAGCAGTACTTTTACTGGCTTTGGGAATAAAAGGATTGTCAAAAGTTAAATCAGCAAGGGATGCCAATAGATTAGCTGCATTTGCAATGTCGCTATCAGTAGTAGGATTACTTTCTTATTATTTGGGTACTTCTGGAATTGCTATTCAGTCTTGGATTTGGATAATAATTGGATCAATCATAGGTAGTTTATTCGGAGCAATACTTGCAAAAAAAGTACCTATGACCTCAATGCCTGAGACAGTGGCATTGTTCAATGGTTGTGGAGGAATGTCATCACTTTTAGTGGCCTTGGGAGTAGCTATTTTTCCTATATCTGGTGGCCAAGAAAATTTTGATATTTTTAAGTCACTGATTAACGAAGTTTCAATATCTGTTTCTATATTTGTTGGTGCAATAACTTTTACAGGTTCAATTGTTGCAATGGCAAAGTTGCAGGGTTGGTTGTCAACTCCAGGATGGACTCAGAGCAAAGTTAGACATTTTGTAAATATTGTTTTTGCAGTTGCTTCCTTGATAGCCTTTTTTGATTTGATAAACGGCAATACAAGTTCTATTTGGCTTTTAGTTATAGTTTCTTCTTTATTAGGTATTGGAGTTACTTTGCCCATTGGTGGAGCCGATATGCCAGTAGTTATATCTTTATTAAATAGTTATTCAGGGATTGCAGCAGCGGCGGCAGGTTTCGTTGTAGATAGTCAGCTTTTAATAGTAGCAGGCGCAATGGTTGGAGCGGCAGGTCTAATACTTACTCAAGTAATGTGCAAGGGTATGAATAGATCATTGGTCTCAGTTCTTTTTGGAGGATCCTTATCGGCACAAAGTACAGCCTCTTCTGGTTCAGGAGAATATACAAATATAACTTCTTGCAGTGTTGAAGAATGTGCCTTGACTTTAGAAGCAGCAAACAAGGTAATAATTGTTCCTGGTTATGGTCTCGCGGTAGCTCAGGCTCAACATACTTTACGGGAAGTGACAAAAAAACTAGAACAAAATGGTATTGAAGTTGTTTATGCAATACATCCTGTAGCAGGGAGGATGCCTGGACATATGAATGTACTTTTAGCAGAAGCAGATGTTCCTTACGAACAACTTAAAGAGATGGACGTTGTAAATCCTGATTTTCCAGCAACGGATGTTGTTTTAGTTTTAGGAGCAAATGATGTGGTTAATCCTCAAGCTAAAAATGACACCTCTTCTCCTCTATATGGCATGCCTGTTCTTGATGTGCAGGAAGCAAGAACGGTGTTTGTAATTAAAAGAGGTATGAGTGCAGGTTACTCCGGAATAAAAAATGATTTATTTGATCTGCCTAATACTTCTATGGTCTTTGGCGATGCAAAGAAGGTATTAAATGATCTAATTGGAGAATTAAAGGATCTTGGAGTTGGAGAGAAATAA
- a CDS encoding EF-1 guanine nucleotide exchange domain-containing protein, with protein MSIKAIECPDGVCHSHHGGHAVPRQAMQKNLEKHGKDWCEKLAERIYEMSVDTYSQTVMPSLHSAGWQRRHLDWEFKLAENDSEPDEALVEGIINATESFLRSSEVHRLFIQELVQGTFEEANDKKIISKAIKSIIEEEVVSSLREKKETLLKKISAKLISEEKVSEELAINSAKEGFEEVERLLANHSEAV; from the coding sequence ATGAGTATAAAAGCAATCGAATGCCCTGACGGAGTATGTCACAGCCATCATGGTGGTCATGCTGTTCCAAGGCAAGCTATGCAGAAAAATCTAGAAAAGCATGGTAAAGACTGGTGTGAGAAATTAGCAGAGAGAATTTATGAAATGTCAGTTGATACTTATTCACAGACAGTTATGCCCAGTCTCCACTCGGCAGGTTGGCAAAGAAGACATTTAGATTGGGAATTTAAGCTAGCAGAAAATGATTCTGAACCTGATGAAGCTCTTGTTGAAGGAATTATCAATGCCACAGAAAGCTTTCTAAGGAGTAGTGAGGTGCATCGATTATTTATTCAGGAATTAGTCCAGGGTACATTTGAGGAAGCAAATGACAAAAAAATAATTTCCAAAGCAATAAAATCTATCATTGAAGAAGAAGTTGTTAGTTCACTAAGGGAAAAGAAAGAAACTCTTTTAAAGAAAATATCCGCAAAATTAATTTCAGAAGAAAAAGTTAGCGAGGAACTTGCAATAAATTCAGCTAAAGAGGGTTTTGAGGAAGTTGAAAGGTTACTTGCCAATCACAGCGAGGCAGTTTAA
- a CDS encoding alpha/beta fold hydrolase gives MELERNNSKSSRFSDYLKNKPFREVLPWIGGDLQTLRDTFVIDFGKSKKNKKIFFPINKIIPEKFEYDYLLGLLEFPEKLSSLRGFVIVTHGLGGSTKRFGLRRISRKLANNGFGVLKLNLRGSGSARYLAKGNYCARCSSDVISVINCFKKLINLEFKDLIKMNNLPIYGVGLSLGGTILLNACLDYDENKGEKLLDGLACVSSPLDLSSCSLCIEKSRNYIYQKWLLHRLKNQLWDGLNDEGKLLNNEKLRKKIRSLKSIREFDQKFTAPTWGFDSLEDYYFKASPIFRVQNSIKKLPKMLFIHAKDDPWVPYKDTLNLRKELIDKFTILITEKGGHNGFHSINGCWSDEVVKNWFISI, from the coding sequence TTGGAGTTGGAGAGAAATAATAGTAAATCTTCAAGGTTTTCAGATTACTTAAAAAATAAGCCATTTCGAGAAGTATTACCTTGGATAGGAGGTGACTTACAAACTTTGAGAGATACTTTTGTTATTGATTTTGGTAAATCAAAAAAAAATAAAAAAATATTCTTTCCTATTAATAAAATTATTCCTGAAAAATTTGAATATGATTATCTTCTAGGACTTTTAGAATTTCCTGAAAAATTAAGCTCTCTTAGGGGTTTTGTTATAGTTACCCATGGGTTAGGGGGATCAACTAAACGGTTTGGGTTAAGAAGAATCTCTAGGAAATTAGCAAATAATGGTTTTGGAGTTCTTAAATTAAATCTAAGAGGATCTGGGTCTGCAAGATATTTGGCTAAAGGAAATTATTGTGCTAGATGCTCCAGTGATGTTATTTCAGTAATTAATTGTTTTAAAAAATTGATTAATTTAGAGTTTAAAGATCTCATTAAGATGAATAATCTTCCAATTTACGGAGTTGGATTATCTTTAGGGGGAACAATTCTTTTAAATGCCTGCTTAGATTACGATGAAAACAAAGGAGAAAAACTTTTAGATGGCCTGGCCTGCGTGAGTAGCCCTTTAGATTTATCATCATGCAGTCTCTGTATTGAAAAATCTAGAAATTATATCTATCAAAAATGGTTACTTCACCGCTTAAAAAATCAGTTATGGGACGGACTTAATGATGAAGGAAAACTTCTTAATAACGAGAAATTAAGAAAAAAAATTAGAAGTTTAAAAAGCATAAGGGAATTTGATCAGAAATTTACAGCTCCTACTTGGGGATTTGATTCTTTAGAAGATTATTATTTTAAAGCTTCTCCAATATTTAGAGTCCAAAACTCAATAAAAAAATTACCTAAAATGCTTTTTATTCATGCCAAGGATGATCCTTGGGTTCCATATAAGGATACTTTGAATTTAAGAAAAGAACTTATTGATAAATTTACTATTCTCATAACTGAAAAAGGAGGCCATAATGGTTTTCACTCGATTAATGGCTGCTGGTCAGACGAAGTCGTAAAGAACTGGTTTATAAGTATCTAG
- a CDS encoding NAD(P) transhydrogenase subunit alpha codes for MTKILIPSETTSGERRVSATPEAVKKLKSLGCDVYIESSAGKLSGFSDLLYEKSGGIIISDLDQNIWGEADIVFCVQTPSEDNLNKLKKGSVLLGLLNPYGNKELLRIINSNKISALSLELLPRISRAQSSDVLSSQANIAGYKAVLLAASELDRYFPMLMTAAGTVQPAKVVVLGGGVAGLQAVATAKRLGAIVFVSDIRPAVKEQVESLGARFIELPKVDEKPGEAGGYAKAVTPEFLTKQKATLTKYLSEADVAICTAQVLGKKAPVLIDSPIIEKMRPGAVVIDLAVSQGGNCEGTKSNETIIKDGVKLIGAGELPSSVPYDASSLYAKNLTSLITPFIKDGVIKLDKEDELISGCLLSDEGVVLQNKVFEN; via the coding sequence TTGACAAAGATACTTATTCCTTCCGAAACAACCTCTGGTGAAAGGAGAGTTTCAGCTACTCCAGAAGCAGTAAAGAAATTAAAAAGTCTTGGATGTGATGTTTATATTGAAAGTTCAGCAGGGAAATTATCAGGATTTAGTGACTTATTATATGAAAAGTCCGGTGGCATAATAATCAGTGACTTAGATCAAAACATTTGGGGTGAAGCGGACATAGTATTTTGTGTTCAAACTCCATCTGAAGATAATTTAAATAAATTAAAGAAAGGTTCTGTTCTTCTTGGTCTTCTTAACCCATATGGTAATAAAGAGCTTCTTAGGATTATAAATAGTAATAAGATTTCAGCTTTATCATTAGAGTTGCTTCCGAGAATTAGTAGGGCTCAATCTTCTGATGTTCTCTCTTCGCAGGCCAATATAGCCGGATATAAAGCAGTTCTTTTAGCTGCAAGTGAATTAGATAGATATTTCCCCATGCTTATGACTGCAGCAGGCACAGTCCAACCTGCCAAAGTAGTTGTTCTAGGTGGAGGAGTTGCAGGATTGCAGGCAGTTGCTACAGCAAAAAGACTTGGCGCAATAGTTTTTGTATCAGATATAAGACCTGCTGTTAAAGAACAAGTAGAGTCCCTAGGCGCAAGATTTATAGAACTTCCTAAAGTTGACGAAAAACCAGGAGAGGCAGGAGGTTATGCAAAGGCCGTAACTCCTGAATTCCTTACAAAACAGAAGGCTACTTTAACTAAATATTTATCTGAAGCTGATGTTGCTATTTGTACGGCGCAAGTTCTAGGTAAAAAGGCTCCTGTTTTAATAGACTCTCCAATAATTGAAAAAATGAGGCCTGGTGCAGTAGTGATTGATTTGGCAGTTTCTCAAGGAGGTAACTGCGAAGGAACAAAATCAAATGAAACTATTATCAAAGATGGAGTAAAACTTATAGGAGCGGGAGAATTACCCTCATCAGTTCCTTATGATGCAAGTTCACTTTATGCTAAGAACTTAACATCTTTGATTACACCTTTTATAAAAGATGGTGTAATTAAACTAGATAAAGAGGATGAACTCATTTCTGGATGTTTATTAAGCGATGAAGGAGTTGTTCTTCAAAATAAAGTTTTTGAAAATTGA